One genomic region from Drosophila subpulchrella strain 33 F10 #4 breed RU33 chromosome 2R, RU_Dsub_v1.1 Primary Assembly, whole genome shotgun sequence encodes:
- the LOC119552078 gene encoding uncharacterized protein LOC119552078, which yields MKIDLTVERGPCNTDLRSWCLGIAIYWLISITFSVIVAPNVLNFVGFAIVVVANICLLIGTLREKHILVFVWLIFAAIEAISFPFAVFGVIFHYGGYREATGINNVFGALIVYIITFLLIAFSARIVYSFYLQLKNNDVNKQAPRTLNVV from the exons ATGAAAATCGACCTTACTGTGGAAAGGGGCCCTTGCAACACCGATTTGCGGAGTTGGTGTCTGGGAATTGCGATCTACTGGCTAATTAGCATAACTTTTAGCGTGATTGTCGCTCCAAATG TTCTCAACTTCGTTGGTTTTGCAATTGTTGTAGTCGCCAATATTTGCTTGTTGATCGGCACCCTAAGG GAAAAGCATATTTTGGTCTTCGTCTGGCTGATATTCGCTGCAATCGAAGCCATTAGCTTTCCGTTTGCCGTTTTCGGTGTTATCTTCCACTACGGAGGATACCGCGAAGCCACTGGAATAAATAACGTTTTTGGCGCCCTGATCGTGTACATCATTACGTTCT TACTTATCGCCTTCAGCGCTCGTATTGTGTACTCCTTCTACCTCCAGCTGAAGAATAACGATGTCAACAAACAAGCCCCACGTACCCTAAACGTGGTTTAG
- the LOC119551692 gene encoding uncharacterized protein LOC119551692, which yields MLTSVFGMRLNTYGVVIGWLGVIFSFLATILLSVALGFVDEIAQQIVDTQKNTEMTVSEVRTVLVILFSVSLALKMINLLASAMLVLGTVKERHLLLLPWLINNGVMLAFAVITHIGLWAEIIGSSVPLFNALPIILLSVLVLVLGWYLYYGIYSLFKQIQASSEIQRPLIPPATHQTNSYPSYTKI from the exons ATGTTGACCTCCGTCTTTGGTATGCGGCTGAACACCTACGGTGTTGTTATTGGATGGCTGGGCGTGATTTTCTCCTTTTTGGCCACGATCCTCTTGTCCGTGGCCCTGGGATTCGTTGATGAAATTGCGCAGCAGATCGTCGACACCCAGAAAAATACGGAAATGACCGTCAGCGAGGTTCGCACCG TGCTCGTCATACTTTTCAGTGTCTCCCTGGCCCTGAAGATGATTAATCTCCTGGCCTCGGCCATGTTGGTCCTTGGTACCGTTAAG GAACGCCATCTGCTCCTGCTTCCTTGGCTGATCAACAACGGAGTGATGCTGGCCTTTGCGGTTATTACCCATATCGGCCTGTGGGCCGAGATCATCGGATCATCGGTGCCCTTGTTCAACGCTCTTCCAATTATCTTGTTGTCTGTGCTGGTTCTTG TGCTCGGATGGTATCTCTACTATGGCATCTACTCGCTCTTCAAGCAGATCCAGGCATCCAGTGAGATCCAGCGCCCGCTGATCCCGCCGGCAACCCACCAGACTAATTCCTATCCTAGCTACACCAAGATATAA